The following are encoded together in the Candidatus Hinthialibacter antarcticus genome:
- a CDS encoding TspO/MBR family protein → MKQWKSLIVFLLLCITVQALASWCTFQTVTTWYPLLNKPNWRPPNWLFAPVWTFLYLSMAVAAWRIWIRRGETNIKPALIAFFVQLFLNALWSVLFFSLNWLGAASIEIVFLWIAILATGVLFWRIDRVAGVLFVPYLIWVSFASALTFSIWRLNP, encoded by the coding sequence ATGAAACAGTGGAAATCGCTTATCGTATTCTTGTTGCTCTGTATTACAGTGCAGGCGCTTGCCTCATGGTGTACGTTTCAAACCGTCACCACTTGGTATCCGTTATTGAATAAGCCCAACTGGAGGCCTCCCAATTGGCTGTTTGCCCCCGTTTGGACATTCCTGTATCTCAGCATGGCGGTCGCGGCGTGGCGGATTTGGATACGACGCGGCGAGACAAACATCAAACCGGCATTGATTGCTTTCTTTGTGCAGTTGTTTCTTAACGCGCTTTGGTCGGTTTTGTTCTTTTCGTTAAATTGGCTTGGCGCCGCATCCATTGAGATTGTTTTTTTATGGATTGCTATTCTTGCGACGGGCGTTTTATTTTGGCGTATTGATCGCGTTGCCGGAGTATTGTTTGTTCCATATTTAATATGGGTGTCATTCGCTTCCGCACTGACGTTTTCGATTTGGCGGCTTAACCCTTAG
- a CDS encoding deoxyribodipyrimidine photo-lyase has translation MADSPIIVWFRNDLRLSDNPALDAAVERGGPIIPIYIWSPDEEADWQLGGASKVWLHYSLQSLNEALEASNSRLLIRSGQSLPIIQEMIQETNAQAVYWNRRYEPYSIQRDSIVKSELKKQNIDAKSFNGSLLFEPWEIQTKQEQPYKVFTPFWKTCTSLPEPDEPTSAAHKIQSIKHWPKSQKLETLNLLPKIQWHNGILNSWSIGEAAAKKQLRHFISEAMSEYSVGRDIPGKPLTSRMSPYLHFGEISPRQIWHEVVFALSNNDTGNDSTSAWAFLREVGWREFAYHLMYHFPHTTTDPLREKFSRFPWKSNPRFLQAWQKGETGLPIIDAGMRELWATGWMHNRVRMVVASLLVKNMLVPWQEGARWFWDTLVDADLASNTFGWQWTAGCGADAAPFFRIFNPIAQGEKFDGDGEYVRKWVPEINNLPDKWIHKPWEAPATILNDAGVTLGKNYPYPVVDLKITRQDALEAYQTLKRMK, from the coding sequence ATGGCGGATTCTCCTATAATTGTTTGGTTCAGAAATGATTTGCGGCTGAGTGACAACCCTGCGTTAGACGCAGCCGTCGAGCGAGGCGGACCGATAATTCCTATCTATATTTGGTCGCCGGATGAAGAAGCCGATTGGCAACTTGGCGGCGCATCAAAAGTCTGGCTCCATTACTCGTTGCAGTCGTTGAATGAAGCGCTCGAAGCAAGCAATTCGCGTTTACTTATTCGTTCGGGACAATCGCTGCCAATCATTCAAGAGATGATTCAAGAAACCAATGCACAAGCAGTGTATTGGAACCGCCGCTATGAACCCTATTCCATTCAACGCGATTCCATCGTTAAATCAGAGCTTAAAAAGCAGAATATTGACGCGAAGAGTTTCAATGGCTCTTTATTGTTTGAACCTTGGGAGATACAAACCAAGCAAGAACAGCCGTATAAAGTGTTCACTCCATTTTGGAAAACTTGCACATCATTGCCTGAACCGGATGAGCCAACGAGCGCTGCCCATAAAATTCAATCAATCAAACATTGGCCGAAAAGCCAAAAACTCGAAACATTAAATTTGTTGCCTAAAATTCAATGGCATAACGGGATTCTCAATTCGTGGTCAATTGGTGAAGCCGCCGCGAAAAAACAGCTGAGACATTTTATCTCAGAAGCGATGTCTGAATATTCAGTCGGAAGGGACATCCCAGGCAAACCGCTGACATCACGAATGTCTCCGTATTTACATTTCGGTGAAATCAGTCCAAGGCAGATTTGGCATGAAGTTGTGTTTGCGTTAAGCAACAATGATACAGGAAACGATTCAACAAGCGCTTGGGCGTTTCTGCGTGAAGTGGGGTGGCGTGAATTTGCGTACCACCTCATGTATCACTTCCCTCACACAACAACCGATCCGCTGCGAGAGAAATTCTCGCGCTTTCCCTGGAAGAGCAATCCTCGTTTTCTCCAGGCATGGCAAAAAGGCGAGACAGGATTGCCGATCATTGATGCAGGGATGCGTGAATTATGGGCGACGGGTTGGATGCACAACCGCGTTCGGATGGTGGTCGCGTCGCTGTTAGTGAAAAATATGTTGGTTCCCTGGCAAGAAGGCGCCAGGTGGTTTTGGGATACGCTGGTCGATGCCGACTTGGCGAGCAATACATTCGGCTGGCAGTGGACGGCGGGTTGCGGGGCCGATGCGGCGCCATTCTTTCGGATATTTAATCCCATAGCGCAGGGTGAAAAATTTGACGGCGATGGTGAATACGTTCGCAAATGGGTTCCTGAAATAAACAATCTACCTGACAAATGGATTCACAAACCTTGGGAAGCGCCTGCTACGATCTTGAATGACGCGGGCGTCACTTTGGGCAAAAATTATCCGTATCCTGTTGTTGATCTCAAAATCACGCGACAGGATGCGCTTGAAGCCTATCAAACATTAAAGAGAATGAAATAA
- a CDS encoding TIGR01777 family oxidoreductase — MQTYEANREFPVSVETLFNWHKRPGAFERLAPPWESIRVIEKIGGIENGGRLTFEIKKLGFPVQWTAVHQDYIENQQFCDVQEKGPFKYWKHTHLFEPTPDGSRLTDRVEYELPGGVWGATLGGGFTHSMLERMFRFRHTRTQNDLARHEFFKQERPWKIAISGASGLVGSQLSAFLTTAGHEVHRLVRRAPNREQKEIYWNPQTEKIDEQSLNGFDGIVHLAGEGIASKKWTEEQKLAIRRSRTEGTHLIAEAISRIQNKPRVFVSASATGFYGNRGDELLTEDSSKGKGFLADVCQAWESSANPARDADVRVVHPRIGIVLTPQGGALAKMLPAFQCGVAGPLGDGTMFMSWISLDDLIGVLCTCLFDETLDGAVNAVAPNSVQNKEFTKSLGGVLNRPTLLPAPEFAIKAVLGELGEALLLQSARVAPNRLEATQFKFLHPTLEQALREETAIYS; from the coding sequence ATGCAAACTTATGAAGCGAACCGTGAATTTCCCGTCTCTGTTGAGACGCTATTTAATTGGCATAAACGCCCTGGCGCCTTTGAGCGCCTGGCGCCGCCCTGGGAATCCATTCGAGTGATCGAAAAAATCGGCGGCATCGAAAATGGCGGGCGCCTAACATTTGAAATAAAGAAACTCGGTTTCCCGGTTCAATGGACGGCAGTTCATCAAGATTATATCGAAAATCAACAATTCTGCGATGTGCAAGAAAAAGGCCCGTTCAAATATTGGAAGCACACACACCTGTTCGAGCCGACTCCCGATGGAAGCCGCCTAACGGATCGCGTTGAATATGAATTACCGGGCGGCGTTTGGGGGGCAACGCTTGGCGGCGGGTTTACCCATTCCATGCTTGAGCGCATGTTTCGTTTTCGTCATACGCGTACGCAGAATGATCTCGCGCGTCATGAATTTTTCAAACAAGAACGCCCTTGGAAAATTGCGATTTCCGGCGCGAGCGGTTTGGTTGGATCACAACTCTCGGCGTTTCTCACAACTGCGGGGCATGAGGTCCACCGCCTTGTGCGACGCGCCCCCAATCGTGAGCAAAAGGAAATTTACTGGAACCCGCAAACGGAAAAAATTGACGAACAGTCTCTTAATGGGTTCGATGGAATCGTTCATCTCGCGGGCGAAGGAATCGCATCAAAAAAATGGACGGAAGAACAGAAACTGGCGATTCGGCGCAGCCGCACCGAAGGAACGCACTTGATTGCAGAAGCGATATCAAGAATACAAAACAAGCCACGGGTTTTTGTTTCTGCATCGGCAACTGGTTTTTATGGAAACCGCGGCGATGAACTCCTTACGGAAGATTCGAGTAAAGGCAAAGGGTTTCTCGCTGATGTATGTCAAGCGTGGGAATCGTCAGCAAACCCTGCGCGGGACGCCGACGTTCGCGTCGTACACCCTCGCATCGGCATCGTATTGACGCCGCAAGGCGGAGCGCTGGCGAAGATGTTGCCTGCGTTTCAATGCGGCGTCGCTGGCCCCTTAGGCGATGGGACGATGTTTATGAGTTGGATATCCCTGGATGATTTGATTGGCGTATTGTGCACTTGTTTATTTGATGAAACCTTAGACGGCGCGGTCAACGCTGTGGCGCCGAATTCTGTTCAGAACAAAGAATTTACGAAATCGCTTGGAGGCGTTTTGAATCGACCAACATTGCTTCCCGCCCCTGAATTCGCCATCAAAGCCGTGTTGGGAGAACTCGGCGAAGCCTTGCTTTTACAAAGCGCCCGCGTCGCGCCAAACCGGTTAGAGGCAACGCAATTTAAATTTCTGCATCCAACTTTAGAACAAGCGCTTCGTGAAGAGACGGCAATTTATTCTTAA
- a CDS encoding methyltransferase domain-containing protein, with the protein MYKPAFYHWTDAERAAKSQHAEIARLTGLGATGRLLEIGSGDGAYLEYFQNHGWECLGVEDDESYTNDWMNKNVLTLQGRLDEVGLPANSYDLVRIRGALGGEKKLGESLRILFDAIHSTGYLIAEVWNGSGFPSRPEDDCPVNQFSKASLHQYLERAGFDVGGIIAPSLGDEIWTPLKQEPAKGRTLISKVTERTFGLFDRGSLLVAFAQKPPR; encoded by the coding sequence ATGTATAAACCAGCCTTCTACCATTGGACTGACGCAGAACGCGCCGCCAAAAGCCAACACGCAGAGATCGCCCGTTTGACCGGATTGGGCGCAACGGGACGTTTGTTGGAAATTGGTTCCGGCGATGGCGCGTATCTCGAGTATTTTCAAAATCACGGGTGGGAATGTCTCGGCGTGGAAGACGATGAGTCGTATACCAATGATTGGATGAATAAAAATGTCCTCACGTTGCAAGGCCGCTTAGATGAAGTGGGGCTTCCGGCGAATTCGTATGACCTTGTGCGCATTCGCGGCGCGCTTGGCGGCGAAAAAAAACTAGGCGAATCGTTGCGGATTTTATTCGACGCGATTCACAGCACGGGCTATCTGATTGCGGAAGTGTGGAACGGTTCCGGCTTCCCTTCCCGCCCGGAGGATGATTGTCCGGTGAACCAATTCAGCAAAGCATCGCTTCATCAATATTTAGAACGAGCGGGTTTTGATGTGGGAGGAATCATTGCTCCCAGCCTGGGCGATGAAATTTGGACGCCCTTGAAACAGGAACCCGCAAAAGGGCGTACTTTAATATCAAAGGTAACAGAGCGTACATTCGGCCTGTTTGACCGTGGTTCCCTATTGGTCGCATTTGCGCAAAAACCGCCGAGATGA
- a CDS encoding glycosyltransferase family 2 protein — translation MSIISNTYSNKPDLPLVSVVVLNYNGRQFIVDCIESVLKDSYGPKEILLVDNASSDGSLLTAYDYQDRITIIKNDENYGFPKGCNQGIALARGEIIVLLNIDTIVQPGWLGALVQPLLDDPTIGITGSKLLFFDGKTVQFAGGEFEPNGLTHHRGYGELDEGQHDQPKDVTYITGASMALRTELLQRLNGLDEGFPLYFEDLDVCMCAHKLGYRSHYVPASVVYHYETFGTKKQSLKYFYKYHRGRIRLILKNFGVSYFVRTFLPAEWNWFWRCDFHRQALPLFFAYSTQLPKAPYLWSLGFLRRRFF, via the coding sequence ATGTCTATTATTTCCAACACTTACTCAAACAAGCCTGATTTGCCACTGGTTTCGGTTGTGGTTCTCAATTACAACGGACGGCAATTCATCGTCGATTGCATTGAATCCGTATTGAAAGATTCGTATGGCCCCAAAGAAATTTTGTTGGTGGACAACGCCTCAAGCGATGGTTCTCTTTTGACCGCCTATGATTACCAAGACCGCATTACGATCATAAAAAATGATGAGAATTACGGCTTCCCTAAAGGTTGCAACCAGGGCATCGCATTGGCGCGCGGCGAGATCATTGTTTTGCTTAACATTGATACCATCGTCCAGCCGGGTTGGCTGGGTGCGTTAGTCCAGCCGCTGCTTGATGATCCAACAATTGGAATTACCGGGTCGAAATTGCTTTTTTTCGATGGAAAAACCGTTCAATTCGCTGGTGGAGAATTTGAGCCGAACGGGCTGACTCACCATCGCGGCTACGGTGAATTGGATGAAGGGCAACATGACCAACCGAAAGACGTCACCTATATTACTGGCGCCTCGATGGCGTTGCGAACGGAATTGTTGCAACGCTTGAATGGTTTGGATGAGGGGTTTCCGCTCTACTTCGAAGACTTGGACGTTTGTATGTGCGCCCACAAATTGGGCTACCGCTCACATTATGTCCCGGCGTCGGTTGTTTATCATTACGAAACATTCGGCACAAAAAAACAAAGCCTCAAATATTTTTATAAATACCATCGTGGACGCATTCGCCTGATCTTGAAAAATTTTGGCGTTTCCTATTTTGTCCGAACATTTTTACCGGCTGAATGGAATTGGTTTTGGCGATGCGACTTTCACCGCCAGGCGCTGCCGCTTTTTTTCGCTTATTCAACGCAATTACCCAAAGCGCCTTATTTATGGTCGCTAGGTTTTTTGCGCCGCCGCTTTTTTTGA
- a CDS encoding TRAM domain-containing protein — translation MTYIKNPKSTNEKSGDTPFLVCVRVVFVFIFTYIIYTFALAINPFIVKNDLWVYCLVGFSFATIFVILESQVRYFYPQSLFFGLLGLSCGLAASLLIQAALPSGLGVIPRDLTRLVLHLFLGYFGVTTGLRYANRFDFTATKLLARSEDRLYGSKMIDTSILIDGRIAELLDAGFLEGHLVIPGFVLNELQTLADSSDHNKRSKGRRGLDISKRILNAADGSIEVLEEDFPNFQEVDKKLIALTKKYEGTLLTLDFNLSKVAEIENLGVLNINLLAQSLKTVVMPGDDLQVQVLKDGKEPSQGVGYLDDGTMIVVENGKKLIGQNVHVNVSSVLQTSAGRLIFTKPIELEYKNPST, via the coding sequence ATGACTTATATCAAGAATCCCAAAAGCACCAATGAGAAAAGCGGCGACACGCCATTTTTGGTATGCGTCCGGGTCGTTTTTGTTTTTATCTTCACCTACATCATTTACACGTTCGCGTTGGCGATTAACCCCTTTATCGTCAAGAATGACTTATGGGTTTATTGTCTGGTTGGGTTTTCGTTTGCGACGATCTTTGTGATTCTCGAAAGCCAGGTGCGCTATTTTTATCCGCAATCTCTGTTCTTCGGCTTACTTGGGCTTTCATGCGGTCTCGCCGCTTCCTTGTTGATTCAAGCGGCGCTGCCGAGCGGTTTGGGCGTTATTCCCCGCGATCTTACTCGTCTTGTGCTGCACCTGTTCTTGGGGTATTTCGGCGTAACCACTGGTTTGCGTTACGCCAATCGCTTTGACTTCACGGCGACGAAATTGCTGGCGCGCAGTGAAGACCGCTTGTATGGAAGCAAAATGATCGACACCAGCATTTTGATTGACGGGCGAATCGCCGAACTACTAGACGCCGGATTTCTTGAAGGACATTTAGTAATCCCGGGATTTGTCTTAAATGAATTGCAAACCCTGGCCGATTCGAGCGACCATAATAAGCGTAGCAAAGGGCGCCGCGGGCTGGATATTTCAAAACGAATACTCAACGCGGCAGACGGCAGTATTGAAGTCTTGGAAGAAGATTTTCCTAATTTTCAAGAGGTCGACAAAAAACTCATCGCGCTGACCAAAAAATATGAAGGCACACTTTTGACCCTTGATTTCAATCTGAGCAAAGTAGCCGAGATCGAAAACCTAGGCGTGCTAAATATCAACCTCCTGGCGCAATCTCTAAAAACAGTGGTTATGCCGGGCGACGATTTGCAAGTTCAAGTTTTAAAAGATGGAAAAGAGCCAAGCCAAGGCGTCGGCTATCTGGATGACGGAACCATGATCGTTGTTGAGAACGGCAAAAAATTAATCGGCCAGAATGTACATGTAAATGTTTCTTCGGTTTTACAAACTTCAGCAGGCCGCTTGATTTTTACCAAACCGATAGAACTTGAATACAAGAACCCCTCCACCTGA
- the radA gene encoding DNA repair protein RadA — protein MMAQSKSKSIHACQECGHSQSKWFGRCPACGEWNTAVEETAHQPDAREQTLNIQANNQKPLALSEISTEQSQRITTGFSEVDRVLGGGVLPGATMLLGGEPGIGKSTLLLQIAEQISNQYGRVLYISGEESPAQIKLRADRLGAKAPELLIKPETRVEAMIESIREIKPFLAIVDSIQTTSWAELSSSPGSVAQVRDCASLLIRLAKETDTPIILVGHVTKEGQIAGPRVLEHLVDVVLYFEGDVHQLYRLLRGVKNRFGAAHEVGVFEMAGTGLHQVANPASVFCGPAGERAAGTAVTAIMEGARPLLIEVQALAAPFHGHGFPRRASSGVDNNRLAMILAVLEKRLSIQLGNRDIFVNVTGGVDLKEPAGDLGIAAAILSSYFETPVPPHTIVFGEIGLTGEVRPAPGAEHRLREARQLGYTGGALPELNAKDMLRQGVSLDGCHRVKTVEEVKTIFFQS, from the coding sequence ATGATGGCGCAATCGAAATCAAAATCTATTCATGCCTGCCAAGAGTGCGGGCATTCCCAATCAAAATGGTTTGGGCGTTGCCCCGCCTGCGGCGAATGGAACACCGCCGTCGAAGAAACCGCGCATCAACCGGATGCGCGCGAACAAACGCTGAATATTCAAGCCAACAATCAAAAACCACTCGCGTTATCCGAAATTTCGACCGAGCAAAGCCAGCGCATCACCACCGGATTTTCAGAAGTTGATCGCGTTTTGGGCGGCGGCGTATTACCCGGCGCCACCATGCTGCTCGGCGGTGAACCTGGCATCGGCAAATCGACGCTACTGCTGCAAATCGCCGAACAAATCAGCAACCAATATGGTCGGGTGCTTTATATCAGCGGAGAAGAATCGCCCGCGCAAATCAAACTGCGCGCTGATCGCTTGGGCGCCAAAGCGCCAGAACTTTTGATTAAACCTGAGACTCGCGTTGAGGCGATGATCGAGTCGATACGAGAGATTAAACCCTTTCTCGCTATTGTTGATTCGATTCAGACGACCTCTTGGGCGGAACTATCGTCCTCGCCGGGCAGCGTTGCGCAAGTGCGCGACTGCGCGTCGCTTTTGATTCGACTGGCAAAAGAGACCGATACGCCGATCATCCTGGTGGGTCATGTCACCAAAGAAGGACAAATCGCCGGGCCGCGCGTGTTGGAACACCTGGTTGACGTCGTGTTGTATTTTGAAGGCGACGTGCATCAGTTATACCGTCTTTTGCGAGGCGTAAAAAACCGTTTTGGCGCAGCGCATGAAGTCGGCGTGTTTGAAATGGCGGGGACGGGGCTGCACCAGGTCGCGAACCCCGCGTCAGTGTTTTGCGGCCCTGCGGGCGAACGCGCTGCGGGCACAGCAGTCACCGCCATCATGGAAGGCGCCCGCCCGCTGTTGATTGAAGTGCAGGCTCTGGCGGCGCCGTTTCATGGACATGGGTTTCCCCGCCGCGCTTCATCGGGCGTAGACAATAACCGTCTGGCAATGATTTTGGCGGTGTTGGAAAAACGCTTGTCGATTCAATTGGGAAACCGTGATATATTTGTGAATGTAACAGGCGGCGTTGATTTGAAAGAACCCGCAGGCGACTTGGGGATTGCCGCCGCGATACTTTCCAGTTATTTTGAAACCCCCGTCCCTCCACACACCATTGTGTTTGGAGAGATCGGCCTCACGGGTGAAGTTCGCCCCGCCCCGGGCGCGGAACATCGCTTGCGCGAGGCGAGACAATTAGGCTACACTGGCGGCGCGTTGCCAGAACTCAATGCAAAAGATATGCTGCGGCAAGGCGTTTCATTGGATGGATGTCACCGGGTTAAAACGGTAGAAGAAGTGAAAACCATATTTTTTCAATCATGA
- a CDS encoding MlaD family protein, translating into MSKEAKLGLFVLAVFAVFFFFTINMGVFLYKGESQPYYLYFDKIQTLEERSPVYQSGINVGEVANIAREIIKEPTMQVFTVVEVSLNAKALITTNSIASIKPMGMVGNEQYIEISYGNGELAEPGAKIKGQSPYAIDQVIENAVQLTEEVRETVQGLNVIFGDVTMQKNMVQLIENLEDFSSNINKLLGGEQARLQTILANAAAASDDLRSMMATAELFVSDMRSMSQEVRSDFKATFKHTAEITDSLRAPLKDDLPAITKNLSEFSAKLNGAIERADTLIAKMENVIDSNRDNLDLAFTNVTEFTEEAKKASQKVNLLIDDIKGEGGLIGTLIYDREMAQAAKSTITEVSGVLSNISSVPDRFSFNAELLYFPDEGRFDPDDSFLRADMGVQFDLTDSFYVYGGGNNLGSHEGIEVLAGYQYGAFTFYGGLIETELAGGINWQALERLLLGMEGVGVTDGDQARLDLYAEYLIWENLYLKGGVQDITDELYPNLGMKVQF; encoded by the coding sequence ACTCTCGAAGAACGCTCGCCAGTGTATCAATCTGGCATCAATGTGGGGGAAGTCGCCAACATTGCGCGCGAGATCATCAAAGAACCCACCATGCAAGTTTTCACCGTGGTTGAGGTTAGTTTAAACGCCAAAGCCTTGATTACGACCAATTCAATCGCCTCGATTAAACCGATGGGGATGGTCGGTAACGAGCAATACATTGAAATTTCGTACGGCAACGGCGAACTCGCAGAACCCGGGGCGAAGATTAAAGGACAAAGCCCCTACGCAATCGACCAAGTCATCGAAAACGCGGTGCAATTGACCGAAGAAGTGCGTGAAACCGTACAAGGGCTGAACGTGATTTTTGGCGATGTAACCATGCAAAAAAACATGGTCCAATTGATTGAGAATTTGGAAGATTTTTCATCGAATATTAATAAATTACTTGGCGGCGAACAAGCGCGCTTACAAACGATTCTTGCGAATGCGGCGGCAGCGTCAGACGATCTACGCAGCATGATGGCAACAGCGGAACTATTTGTTTCGGACATGCGAAGTATGTCGCAGGAAGTGCGCTCCGATTTCAAAGCGACGTTTAAACATACGGCGGAAATTACCGATTCGCTTCGCGCTCCCTTAAAAGATGATTTACCGGCTATCACAAAAAACCTGAGTGAATTTTCAGCCAAATTAAACGGCGCCATTGAACGAGCGGATACGTTGATTGCCAAGATGGAGAACGTGATTGACTCAAACCGCGACAACCTCGATCTGGCCTTCACCAATGTGACCGAGTTTACTGAAGAAGCTAAAAAAGCCTCTCAAAAAGTGAACCTTCTGATCGATGACATCAAAGGCGAAGGCGGGCTGATTGGAACCTTGATCTATGACCGCGAAATGGCGCAGGCGGCGAAATCAACCATAACAGAAGTCTCAGGCGTTTTGTCGAACATCTCTTCCGTACCAGATCGCTTTTCATTCAATGCGGAACTGTTGTATTTCCCTGATGAGGGACGCTTTGATCCAGACGATTCTTTCTTACGCGCCGATATGGGGGTGCAGTTTGACCTCACCGATTCATTTTATGTATACGGCGGCGGGAATAATTTAGGCTCCCATGAAGGCATCGAAGTGCTCGCCGGATATCAATACGGCGCATTCACGTTTTACGGTGGTTTAATTGAGACGGAACTGGCGGGCGGCATAAATTGGCAAGCGCTCGAGCGCCTTCTGCTCGGTATGGAAGGCGTTGGCGTTACCGATGGAGATCAAGCGCGCTTAGATCTCTACGCCGAGTATTTGATTTGGGAAAATCTCTATCTCAAAGGCGGCGTACAAGACATCACTGATGAGTTATACCCGAACCTCGGGATGAAAGTTCAATTCTAG